From a single Oncorhynchus tshawytscha isolate Ot180627B linkage group LG33, Otsh_v2.0, whole genome shotgun sequence genomic region:
- the LOC112259596 gene encoding GTPase IMAP family member 8 isoform X1: MAQGFDNSFKIRHQSKLLQATSKPLQVVLLGKTGAGKSAAGNTILGRKTFFSKKSSKSVTADIEKQNVTIEGIDLVVYDTPGFCNSDQSEEQIQEKFQEVLKLTSSGPRVFLLVVKIDRLTEEEMRVISKVEGLLGESLLKQTWILFTRGDELEDQTIEELIADSDVVTEVMRKYGGRYHVFNNKRGDPEQVKSLLKKTSIYLNSTLSRSSSIRNLPERRMVLLGKTGVGKSATGNTILGRKDFVSKKSSKSVTVNIEKQNVTIEGIDLVVYDTPGFCNPDQSEEQIQEKFQEVLKLTSSGPRVFLLVVKTDRLTEEEKRVISKVEGLLGESLLKQTWILFTRGDELEDQTIEEFIADSDDLTEVMRKYSGRYHVFNNKRGDPEQVKSLLEKTSIYLNSTLSRSSSIRNLPERRMVLLGKSSVGKSATGNTILGGTSFHSESNWSPVTTKTEMKQAAVDGRDVSVVDTPGLFDTTLPAEELAMEIGRSIYESSPGPHAFLIVLRVNDRFTEQEKKAIEILESLFGSGLAKHAIILFTHGDALEGNGIEKLIGGNRDIRGVLEQCGGRYHVLNNKARGNRDQVTELMEKIDRMVEENGGTCYTNEMFEDAARIKKEEEERIQREEEERIQREIEERIQREEEERIQRVEEERFNMERRERERERMEMMEMMEMIERIQSERMERRERERERMEMMEMMEMIERIQSERMERRERERERMEMMEWMERERIQRERERPKQDDKSCEIM, encoded by the exons ATGGCTCAGGGTTTTGATAATTCCTTCAAGATCAGGCACCAATCCAAACTTTTGCAAGCTACATCCAAACCATTGCAGGTGGTGTTACTTGGTAAAACAGGAGCAGGAAAGAGTGCCGCAGGAAACACCATCCTGGGACGCAAAACATTTTTCTCAAAGAAGAGTTCCAAATCAGTGACTGCTGATATTGAGAAACAAAATGTCACCATTGAAGGAATAGATCTTGTCGTGTATGACACTCCAGGATTCTGTAACTCCGATCAATCCGAAGAGCAAATTCAGGAGAAATTCCAGGAAGTCCTCAAGTTAACCTCATCTGGTCCCCGTGTGTTTCTCCTGGTGGTGAAGATAGACAGATTAACAGAAGAAGAGATGAGGGTCATCAGTAAAGTAGAAGGTCTTCTAGGAGAGAGTCTTTTGAAGCAAACCTGGATCCTGTTCACCAGAGGAGATGAGTTAGAAGACCAGACTATAGAAGAATTAATTGCTGACTCTGATGTCGTCACAGAAGTGATGAGAAAATACGGTGGAAGATACCATGTGTTCAACAACAAGAGGGGTGATCCTGAGCAGGTCAAATCACTGCTGAAAAAGACATCCATCTATCTCA ATTCAACACTTTCAAGGAGCTCCTCCATCAGGAATCTCCCAGAGAGAAGGATGGTTCTGCTTGGAAAAACTGGTGTTGGGAAGAGTGCAACAGGAAACACCATCCTGGGACGAAAGGATTTTGTCTCAAAGAAGAGTTCCAAATCAGTGACTGTTAATATTGAGAAACAAAATGTCACCATTGAAGGAATAGATCTTGTCGTGTATGACACTCCAGGATTCTGTAACCCCGATCAATCTGAAGAGCAAATTCAGGAGAAATTCCAGGAAGTCCTCAAGTTAACCTCATCTGGTCCCCGTGTGTTTCTCCTGGTGGTGAAGACAGACAGATtaacagaagaagagaagagggtcatCAGTAAAGTAGAAGGTCTTCTAGGAGAGAGTCTTTTGAAGCAAACCTGGATCCTGTTCACCAGAGGAGATGAGTTGGAAGACCAGACTATAGAAGAATTCATTGCTGACTCAGATGACCTCACAGAAGTGATGAGAAAATACAGTGGAAGATACCATGTGTTCAACAACAAGAGGGGTGATCCTGAGCAGGTCAAATCACTGCTGGAAAAGACATCCATCTATCTCA ATTCAACACTTTCAAGGAGCTCCTCCATCAGGAATCTCCCAGAGAGAAGGATGGTTCTGCTTGGAAAAAGCAGTGTTGGGAAGAGTGCAACAGGAAACACCATCCTGGGTGGGACAAGTTTCCATTCTGAATCGAACTGGTCCCCAGTAACAACTAAAACAGAAATGAAGCAGGCAGCAGTAGATGGGAGGGATGTCAGTGTGGTTGACACTCCAGGACTGTTTGACACAACGCTTCCTGCTGAAGAATTAGCAATGGAGATTGGTAGGAGCATCTATGAGTCTAGTCCAGGGCCTCATGCCTTCCTCATAGTTTTACGAGTGAATGACAGGTTCACAGAGCAGGAGAAAAAAGCTATTGAAATTCTAGAGAGTTTGTTTGGGTCAGGACTGGCAAAGCACGCCATCATCCTCTTCACCCATGGAGATGCTTTAGAGGGTAACGGTATAGAGAAGCTGATTGGTGGGAACAGAGACATCAGGGGAGTGTTAGAGCAGTGTGGGGGGAGGTACCATGTCCTCAACAATAAAGCCAGAGGAAACAGAGATCAGGTCACAGAGCTGATGGAGAAGATAGACAGAATggtggaggagaatggaggaaccTGCTACACCAATGAGATGTTTGAGGATGCAGCCAGGAttaagaaagaggaggaggagaggatccagagggaggaggaggagaggatccagagggagatagaggagaggatccagagggaggaggaggagaggatccagagggtggaggaggagagattcaatatggagaggagggagcgggagagggagaggatggagatgatggagatgatggagatgatTGAGAGGATCCAGagtgagagaatggagaggagggagcgggagagggagaggatggagatgatggagatgatggagatgatTGAGAGGATCCAGagtgagagaatggagaggagggagcgggagagggagagaatggagatGATGgagtggatggagagggagaggatccaaagggagagggagaggccaaAACAAGATGACAAGAGCTGTGAAATCATGTAA
- the LOC112259596 gene encoding GTPase IMAP family member 4 isoform X2 has protein sequence MGHLSKPVQQTSRPLQVVLLGKTGAGMSATGNTILGRKDFRSKKRLKSVTANIEKQNVTIEGIDLVVYDTPGFCNPDQSEEQIQEKFQDVLKLTSSGPRVFLLVVKTDRLTEEEMRVISKVEGLLGESLLKQTWILFTRGDELEDQTIEEFIADSDDLTEVMRKYSGRYHVFNNKRGDPEQVKSLLEKTFICLNSTLSRSSSIRNLPERRMVLLGKSSVGKSATGNTILGGTSFHSESNWSPVTTKTEMKQAAVDGRDVSVVDTPGLFDTTLPAEELAMEIGRSIYESSPGPHAFLIVLRVNDRFTEQEKKAIEILESLFGSGLAKHAIILFTHGDALEGNGIEKLIGGNRDIRGVLEQCGGRYHVLNNKARGNRDQVTELMEKIDRMVEENGGTCYTNEMFEDAARIKKEEEERIQREEEERIQREIEERIQREEEERIQRVEEERFNMERRERERERMEMMEMMEMIERIQSERMERRERERERMEMMEMMEMIERIQSERMERRERERERMEMMEWMERERIQRERERPKQDDKSCEIM, from the exons ATGGGGCACCTTTCCAAACCTGTGCAACAGACATCCAGACCATTGCAGGTGGTGTTACTTGGTAAAACAGGAGCAGGAATGAGTGCCACAGGAAACACCATCCTGGGACGCAAAGATTTTCGCTCAAAGAAAAGATTAAAATCAGTGACTGCTAATATTGAGAAACAAAATGTCACCATTGAAGGAATAGATCTTGTCGTGTATGACACTCCAGGATTCTGTAACCCCGATCAATCTGAAGAGCAAATTCAGGAGAAATTCCAGGATGTCCTCAAATTAACCTCATCTGGTCCCCGTGTGTTTCTCCTGGTGGTGAAGACAGACAGATTAACAGAAGAAGAGATGAGGGTCATCAGTAAAGTAGAAGGTCTTCTAGGAGAGAGTCTTTTGAAGCAAACCTGGATCCTGTTCACCAGAGGAGATGAGTTAGAAGACCAGACTATAGAAGAATTCATTGCTGACTCTGATGACCTCACAGAAGTGATGAGAAAATACAGTGGAAGATACCATGTGTTCAACAACAAGAGGGGTGATCCTGAGCAGGTCAAATCACTGCTGGAAAAGACATTCATCTGTCTCA ATTCAACACTTTCAAGGAGCTCCTCCATCAGGAATCTCCCAGAGAGAAGGATGGTTCTGCTTGGAAAAAGCAGTGTTGGGAAGAGTGCAACAGGAAACACCATCCTGGGTGGGACAAGTTTCCATTCTGAATCGAACTGGTCCCCAGTAACAACTAAAACAGAAATGAAGCAGGCAGCAGTAGATGGGAGGGATGTCAGTGTGGTTGACACTCCAGGACTGTTTGACACAACGCTTCCTGCTGAAGAATTAGCAATGGAGATTGGTAGGAGCATCTATGAGTCTAGTCCAGGGCCTCATGCCTTCCTCATAGTTTTACGAGTGAATGACAGGTTCACAGAGCAGGAGAAAAAAGCTATTGAAATTCTAGAGAGTTTGTTTGGGTCAGGACTGGCAAAGCACGCCATCATCCTCTTCACCCATGGAGATGCTTTAGAGGGTAACGGTATAGAGAAGCTGATTGGTGGGAACAGAGACATCAGGGGAGTGTTAGAGCAGTGTGGGGGGAGGTACCATGTCCTCAACAATAAAGCCAGAGGAAACAGAGATCAGGTCACAGAGCTGATGGAGAAGATAGACAGAATggtggaggagaatggaggaaccTGCTACACCAATGAGATGTTTGAGGATGCAGCCAGGAttaagaaagaggaggaggagaggatccagagggaggaggaggagaggatccagagggagatagaggagaggatccagagggaggaggaggagaggatccagagggtggaggaggagagattcaatatggagaggagggagcgggagagggagaggatggagatgatggagatgatggagatgatTGAGAGGATCCAGagtgagagaatggagaggagggagcgggagagggagaggatggagatgatggagatgatggagatgatTGAGAGGATCCAGagtgagagaatggagaggagggagcgggagagggagagaatggagatGATGgagtggatggagagggagaggatccaaagggagagggagaggccaaAACAAGATGACAAGAGCTGTGAAATCATGTAA